Below is a window of Mus caroli chromosome 2, CAROLI_EIJ_v1.1, whole genome shotgun sequence DNA.
GGGGGctaggaggagagagagcagcaaGGATCTGGAAAGCTGGTGACACCTGAGTGTGGCTGACTCCTTGTTTTACATGTGGGTAGGAAGTTGAGGGAGGGGGATGCCAAGAGTTTCCTGCCTGACAAGTTAGGTTTCAGCAAGATAAGGCCCCAAAGGAGCCCTGCCATAGATTGGTATCAAAGGGCAAGGACACAGGCATGTGGGGCTGGCAGGATGGTACAAGCTTATGAGATGTTAAGAGGAAACCtataggtcagtggttctcaacctgggggttacaacccctttggcaatcttttatccaaaaatatttatagaacaaaatataacagtagcaaaattacagttataaagtagcgaCAAAagcagttttatggttggggtcagcacaacacgaggaacaatattaaagggtcacaatattaggaaggttaagaaccactgctgtagGGTATTTTTCAGTAGGGTACAATACCAAAAGAGATAGTGAAAGCTCCTAAAGAGAGGTGTGAATGAGTACACATACCTATATACCTTTGCTCACAcggacatgcacatacatacatgtaaatatatgcattcaCATCTCTTCCCTAAGTATGGATTCACATTGATGTATAAATCTCCATACAGACACACGCACCTCCATTCCTACCCTAAGTACATACTCCCATTGATCATTGTGTAGCTATTTTCTCTGAATTGGTGCATCCTCTTTTTAATGGAGGAGACTCATTACGACTAAGGAAGTAATAAAAACTTAGAAGTCTCAGGAAGTTCTTCAAGTAACTCCCCAAGGTTAGATAGCAATTCTCCCCAGCCTCGCTGCCTACAAGTTGTTCAAACAACTGTAGATATCTCATGAGTCATTGCCTATGCTGGAGTAGGATTTTCAAGGATGGAGTTGTCTTTAACTCACCCATACTTCTATAAGTAACACTCCATAAGGTAATTCCAATAAAGTCACCGGTTCACAAAACTAAAATCAGAGTTGAAACCAAGATGCCTTTCTTCAGTCACATATCATTGCTATCTTATCCATGGCCCCACTGGGTGGACGTCCTTCTCATATGGAAGGGTCTGGGGTCTGAGACTTGCACCATCAAACCTCCATAACTACTTGGTGTCATTTGAAGAGCAAGCTGTTGATACCTTCACCATTGAGAGCACTCACAAAATAGGAGAGATAGGAAATAGAAGGTAGGACCTCACCTATCACTCCTGGTTTCATTTTAGTGTTGCAGAAGAGATCTGTCTGGGCTTTGGGTCTGCTTGATTAATAACCCAGAGCGCTCAATAGCAAGGTTGATGTCATGAAGAGAATGCCTGTTAGAGGAGTTTGCTTATTGCATGGCAGGTGTGAGGTAgagtgagacagacaggaaggggcTGGGGTTCTAATCTCACCTTCAAGGACCTGCCTCCTGTGATCCAACTTCTTCCAGTGCTTATATCACTTAAGGGCATTACAACCTCCCCAGAGCTCCACAGGCTGGGACCATACATGAGCCCTCAGGGGACATTTAAAGCCCAAATAATATACTGTATTTCTCCCACTTGTGGGTCTACATCTGTGGATGTGATGTCTTCTCTATATTCATCCCATCTACTATTTCTGTTCTGCATTCCTCAACTTACCAGCCATGGTTTTCAAGACCTTTCTGTAACCAGACCTAGGAGTGGAAGAAGTGGGGACTGAAATGCCATTTGGCTCCAGTTCTAGTACTCCTGGCCTTTGCAGAAATGGAAAGCTGACATCCTTGGGGGtgtcctcctgcttctccttctcacTGCCAGGATTCACTCCTCTGTTGTGCTCCTGGATGCTGGATGAATTTCCCATGAAGATCCCTCAAGTTATCAGAAACAGTTTACAGCAAAGTAAGTTTGTCATCTCCTAACACCAAGGTCTTCATCCTCCAATACCCTCATTATTTCTCCTAtgactctccatctctctctaatGGGGACCCTGTGAACAGTACCTTACCATTGAGGCAGTCCACCACCTCAAGATCTCTCTATAGGTCCAGTCTCTTTTGCCTGTAAGCAGTCTATTCACAGGTTTGAAAGCTTGGACTGGGGCAGCTTAGGTCAGGATGTTGTTGCCTGTCACTGCAATAAAGAGAGGATTTCTCCTCTGCTTTGCTGCTTGGGCCATTCCTTCATTCTGAGATTGCTttgattttatctatctatctatctatctatctatctatctatctatctatctatctatcttggaCTAGGATTTGTGGttccctttctgtgtctcttacaCTATAGGATGGCTTCAATCCAAACCCTTCTTGGATTTCTGGCCACCCAAGGAGAGCAAGGAGCCAGAGACCATTTCATTTTAGTGCTCCTCTGTTCTCCaacctctgactgtttcacaaaTGTGTAAACATCAGCAAGGAGTGTAGGTAGTTTTCCCACCTACTCTGAAAAGCTTGAGTTCTTTTCTGGCAGCAGGCTTGATTCCTGTCTTCATAAGTAACAGAGACTCCATTGTAACAGTGAGTAGAATATTTATCCTCAAGGTTGCACGGGTTTGCCTGATGTTTGAAGCTATGGTCTTGGGGTTGCTGGCTGCCTAGCAGTCACTTCCGGTAGATGAATGTGTAGGTGGTTCAGCTAGTTGTGTCTAAAATTTCTCACACAGCCTCCAACACTAGTGTGTTTGTAAGGTCTCTGATTTAAAGCAAGAAAGGCAGCAGCCATAGCTGGGCATaatagtgcacatctttaattctagcGCTAGGGACGCACAGCAGATGgctctctgagagtttgaggccacccttcCTGTATTCCATgatcctctcccttccttcttttatgaGAGGCGAACAATAGTCAACAAGGCCCAGCTATGATGATCTTTTCTAAGGGGGCATTAGTGTGTCTGATGAAGATGATGGCAGTTCCACGTGGAGGGTAATCTTGTACAGCATCCCTGTTCAAGCATTACTCTGTTTCTAGCTTTGGTTATACTTCCTGTCAACAGTATATGAGAATACCCTTCCTACAAACTCTGATGCTTGCCCCAAATtccttatacatatttatactaaTCATACGCCGAATATACCAGAGTCTTGCCTCACAGCTTTGAAATCAAACAGACACCCTATCAGCTGAGTTCCCCAAATACCTACACTGACAGAACGTCTTGCTCCTTCTCCCAGAACAGCCAGTATTTCCTAGGTGCAATACTGGAGTTTTAGCAGGGTAGCCATGGGTCGCTGTCCTGACTGTCATGTGTTTAGATATATTCCTTTAACCCATTGATGCCATTTGGAAAGCATAAGCTGGGACTAggcctctgtgtctttgtcttgcACCTAACCCCTCACCTCATATTTGCTTGTCTCTTAGCCGATTTCTGTTCATCtaaatctgtctgtctatctaacGTTGTATATTTAGCAtatatctatgtgtctgtctatctataatTTAcctctactatctatctatctatctatctatctatctatctatctatctatctatctatctatcatttatctgtaGCTAGCTATCTAGTAGATGACAATTTACTTGTATTAGCCTCAGTTGTTGAACcattatttttgaaaaccaactaacTTGAAACTCATCTTGATCAAACACAACATTCCCTGACTATGTGTCACTCTGCTTAAGTTCTGTCCCACTCTCAGAGAGTGCTGGTCTATTCTTTGCCCTTTCCCTAAGTCTGACTCTAGAATCCTGGGCATGAGGCTCAAGCACCTGCATAGTCAATTGGCTCTTCCAGTCTTTAGAGTCTGTagcatttgttttccttgttcttCCTTAAGCATTTGTTTAACTttcccagattaaaaaaaattaatttagtttGCTACTTCttgttaatattttgaatttagaTTAACAGTAATTATATCAATTCATAGAGAATTAAATTTGTGTCATACTgagaattatatttattatagtttttattCACTCCTTTTTCATTCCTTTCAGAAGACATTACAagttttaatgtatattttgcTTGCTGCTGTTGTTCAGCCAGGTGGCCTGGCTGAACTGGGCTGGGCTCTTTATTGCATTGAGGCCTGAGCTAAGTAAGGCCCACCTCAAGGTTAACCTCCATTGTCAAGTTCATCGTAGATAGATCCACTGTGGAAACGTGAGTCTctccaaaaaatatttaattgaggaaGAAAACTCACTTCGAGTGTGGTTACAATTGCACCGGGAACCTTAActgaataaaagggagaaagctatctctctctacttcctgactgcagacacagacaaccagccacctcctgctcctgccaTCATGCTGTCCCTGCCATGCTGGACTGTTCTCTCAAACGGTGAGCCCGAACAAACCTTTCTTATCATAGTCTATGTTTGCAATGCATTTTGTCACAATAACAGAAAAGTAAGTGATATAGTACATATAAAAAAGAGTAAGTGATGCGGCACCATGACCTCAGCTTTTAGATCCTGTGGCTACGGTTACATGGTGACTTAGAGCTTTACTGCTGTGActagacaccgtgaccaaggcaactctttttttttttttaagatttatttatttatttatttatttatttatttatttattatatgtaagtacactgtagctgtcttcagacactccagaagagggagtcagatctcgttacggatggttgtgagccaccatgtggttgctgggatttgaactccagaccttcggaagagcagttgagtgctcttacccactgaaccatctcaccagcccaaggcaactcttataagggttTATATTGGGACtggtttaattggggctggttttcaggtccagaggttcagtccattatcatcaaggccagtgcatggcagtgtccaggcagacatggtatgggaggagctgagagttctacatcttcatctgaaggctaatAGGAGGAGGGTCCCATTGCTTAtcctcacagtgacatacttgctccaacaaggccacacctactccaacaaggccatatctcctaatagtgtcactctattggcaaagcatattcaaaccaccacatatggcAAAAGCATCTTTGCCTATGtaagaaggatatatatatatatatatatatatatatatatatatatatccttgggTAATCTGGGTAGATTCAACATAGTCACGAAAGTCCCTGTAAGCATGGGTAGAAGATACTTAGCCAGAGAACTACAAGAAGACCATGGAAGCACAAAGGCTTTGAAGGGTGCTCTGACTCTAGAAGAAAGGGCCAAAGGACAAGAAGGACAGTGGTCCTAGAAGCTGAAAAGAGAAGTGGGTAGCCTCTCACTTAGAGCCTTAAGGAAGGACATAACCCTGCTGGTGTTTGATTTTAGTCCAGTGAATATTGTTTTACATTCTGCCTTCTGTGTAAGAAATCTGATCCATTTTAAGTCATTATCATTGCAGCACATGTTATAAGCACTGTCAGAAAACATCTTCACTCATTTTGATGGTTCtcacaatatttaattttatcttaaaaatatgtatttatgagGAATGAATTCTACTGTACTATGGCAGTGTAGAATCCACAAATTTAATGATGAGACTTATTCATTTTCTAGAACAGTTTCCTATGTCTGTGTtaaagtttgtttgttgtttccaaTATCTAGATTAgaaaatttctaattatttttttcctatgggAGTTgaaattttcttgcttctttaaaTATAGAATAACTTTGAATTGCAATTcagatattttgaaaattgtCTGAGGGAACAATGATACCCTTATTTGATAGGCGTTCCATGTCACAGCATTTGCAGTGCTGTTTGAGTCTGTGCCTAGTGTCCTAGAGGTCAGGCTGACTGGTGTAGTTTATCCCTTTATTCATTTTGAAGACCTTGTAAGCTGTGTAAGGTAAGATCCACACTGTATAGCTCAAGAAACACCCTAAGGCCTCTTTCCTTAGCTCCTCCTATTACCAGATTCCTAGGCCTGGACTCCTAGGAGAGTCCAGCACATCACACCGAACCAATTTCCCCAAAGAAAGCAAACCAGCGTGATGgaaaaaggacaggaaagaattttaaataaaattattatattgaaGAGATGGAAATTAAGCCTTTCAGCTCATCTTTAGGATATTGACATGAACTTAAACACAGGAAAAACTTGGGTTAGTGGGGAAAGGAATGAGGTACATGTAATTAGATGGTCTTAATCAAGGTGAGGTCTGCTTGATGCTTATCTCAGTCTGGCTCTATGAGGTGGACCAGAGAAGTGCTATTGCTTGAGGGGGCAATATGATCCTCTGGATATGATTGCTCTTCCGTGGGGACAGGGAAACTTCATCTCAGGTGAGCTGTCTGTGAGGCTTGGCTGGTCTTGGAAGCTAGTGACTAGAGATGTTCAGGCTCCTTTCAGGAACTAGAACAGGACTATGTAAAAGCTGAGATAAGATGTCTCAGTCACTCTCTGGACCTTCATCCTTGAAGGAGGATGAGACGTGTTAGGTATCCCTGGCTTTTAGACAAACACACCTTCAGTGATTAACATTCTCCACCCCTGTGGTACCATTTCTTGTTTGATACTTTCTCTGATCACAGGGCAAGATTTCCCACAGTTGGGATAGGccaaaaaattcttttttaagttgGTGTgtcatgtttttttaattaaaaaggtgttttgttttgttttgttttacaatttcATACGTGAGTACTTGTTTATATCATTTGTACCCTCTATCCTCTATTCCTCCTTCAAgtttttcttcccattcttccccactttctctaaaatgacacacacacacacacacacacacacacacacacacacacacacacgcacgcatgcctATGTGAATACAGCTAGGGTGCCTGTGACAGGCAGGAGCCAGGGACTTATTTCTCTTCCTAGCCTTTGTGCTCTCCCTGTAAGACAGGTTCCTCCTATCTTGAGGTCCCTAGTATAAGTAGAATCCTAATACCCACAACACTCACCTGTTCATCAACACACTGAAAAAGACTTCTTTGCCCATCTCTCTTGTGCTTCCTGGCATCCCCAGCACCTGCTCTTGATAGACTACAAGACCTTCACCTGCCCGAGTAAGGACAGCCTGGAGCTGATGACCTTGGGGGACTTGAGTGAGTAACACAGTTgccttgtctctctgtgtctcagccATCTCTTCTACAAAGTAGTGACCTTGGACTTAGGAGACTCCTAGTCACAGTAATGTGTGATCCTTCCTCTGAAGAAGCAAAATACGTTCTTGTTGCTGACACCACAGAGTGTGGCCACAGCACTGCAGCAGGGACACACTCATCCCTGCCTTCATCACTCAGACAGCTCACGTGTCCTCTCTACTCTCATGCGTCTCTATAGGCCAAATGTTCTGCTGTATCTCGGAATGACAGATAAAGgacataaaaaaaatgttttattttaaaagaatcccACATTGTAATAGAGTTACAGTGTAAAGAACCTTTCCCTCTGACATATAAGAGAAAAACTTGACTATGTAACTTCCTCATTGCTCTCAAGCTTACTTCCTGCAAACAGGTGTGATCTCCCTAACTCAGTGCAAAGTAGTGACCTTGGACTTAGGAGACTCCTAGTCACAGTAATGTGTGATCCTTCCTCTGAAGAAGCAAAATACGTTCTTGTTGCTGACACCACAGAGTGTGGCCACAGCACTGCATTCAGGGCATGCCACTCTAAGTACCCTCTAGCTATCCTCAGAAGTCAGGAATCCAGGAGCAGTGCATAGCCTTACCTCAGTCAATGGTGGCTTTCTGAAATGTGTTCTGAGTCTTCTAGGAAGGGACACTTGGAATGGAACTCACTCCATGTGCTCTTTCTAAATGACAGATTCACCTGCCACACTTACCTTCTTGCATCAGAACTAGTTCCTTACTCTTTCCTTGATCTTCATGACCTTGATACCACTGAAGAGTACTCTACTATATTAGAATTCCCCTGAGTTTGTGTTTTCCAGATTTGCAGATGGGGATAGTCTCTGTGTATAAGAACTATATTACAAAAGAGGCCAATCTGGGCCTCTCTGTTCTATACACACTGGTATCAGTGAGCATACATTTCCTGATAAAAGTTATCACCTCTGTTTGATGGAACATGCCACCATCTTTGTCCcacctgacttcttttttttcttttctaaagatttatttatcatatttatgtGGGTACATTATTGCTGTCTTGGgggacacaacagaagagggcatcagatcccattacagatggttgtgagccaccatgtggttgctgggaattgaactcaggacctttggaagggcagtcagtgctcttaaccgctgagccatctcccagctccAACCTTCCTGACTTCTTAATAGAAACACTCAGACACTTTGAGACTTAGAGCCTAGGACTGTCCCTGAATAAAATATGTCCATCCAAAGGTTTGTTATCCATAAACTAATTCAAAGGTTACAGttggacaggaaaggaaaggagagcctCAGAATTCATCCTTTAGGCTGGAAGCCAAGAGCAGCTCCACTTTGtgcctttgtttttctaataGTCATTTGCTGTTAGAGTTCCCGAGACACACAAATGTATTTTACCAACTGCTAGCAAGAGAGTTCTTGCTGTTTTGCAGTGATGAATGACATACTGATGCTTGATCCTGAGTCTGATAAGGATACACTAATCACTTATAGATGAATGACCAGGAGGCTTCATCCTATGTCTGAGGATACTCTAACCACTTATGGATGAATGACTGGGGGGCTTCATCCTGAGTCTCAAGATATACAAGGTCCTTATGAATGAATGGCTGGAGTGGAGGTTGGgggatattttccttttctatgcATACATACTATTCAGATTATTCAaaaaggatgaaatattctaGTGTAAGATGGTAACTCTATTATGTTGTGCTGTGTCTGAGTGAATTCAGGAGTGACTGATGTCAAATGTGGCACAAGAACTAGATATCAGGTCAGAGACTCTTTAAAACCACGAATGTTGTACATACAGTCCAGTGAGCAGAGAATTACTATGTGCAAATTTAACACTATGATTACAAAATGAACTGTTCTACAGCACAGAGATTATTGTCCAtatttaacaataacaacaaaaataaatctcaatgGATTTCAAAGACGGGTAAGATACAATAGATATTCTATGATTATGGTCTACTTTAGAGGTTGGTAAGTGAAAGATGTTTTGAAATCAGCTGAGATTATAACCAAGGAGTTCAGTAATTAGAACCCAAAGGTCAGAAAAGATGTCAGAGAAGATGAGAGCATGTCAGAATTGAGGGGAACTGAGAATTAGCATAGAAAACCAGAAGAATCTAGCCAGATGTAACTGCTGGTCAAAGAGGGTCAGGACAATGAAGGAGGTGGTGTCACATGCAGCCACCCGCCCCCCAactgttggccttgaacttggcagGTGGTGTGTGCTGTAGCAACAACCGATTCCATTTCCCAGGAATGAGTTCACCAGATTTCCAGGAGTTCCTCTGCCTCTGGGAACTCTTTCCAACATTGTGTAAGGACAGATGGGACAGGTACAGTGCCTCTAGGCTATGGCATAAGTGGCACCTGTCTAGGCAAAGCTTAGGGGACAGCCCCAGAGATGTGCATGCAGAGGGTATTATTATGGGTGTTTGTCATGCCATGGTTTGTGTCACCACAGGGTCAGGGACATCTCCTTCTGTTTGGGGTGGAGAGAAGGGATAAGGCAGGGAAGTGGAGATAAGGGGCTTAGAGGGAAGAACAAAGGAGGCTGTCAGGAGCACCAGGCTCTGGTGGGCAGGGCCTTGTGGAATCCTGAGCCTAAAGGGCTTTATCATCTGTGGCAGTACCATCCCTTTACCTTGTGTCCCCAGCCCCTAGGCTGATACTAAGGACAGTCATGTCGTGGAAGGTGCCCATGCTTGTAGGACTGGTTGTGCTAGGCACTCATATATGGACCATTAACAAAGAATTTCTAGACGTTACTAAGGATCTAGATTATTTTGTGGCATCAGTGGAGTTTGCTGTGGCTCAGTTCAATGATAACAACCCAGAAGATAACACATACAAGTTGCTCGAAGTTGGCAGAGCCCAGAAAAAGGTGAGTCCACGTGCAGAGCATTATCCCCTCATGAAGAGCCTTGGGCTGGGGCTTGGGGTAGATCGGCATCAGAGAGAACTGGACCTGCAGAACACTCTACAATCGAGGATCTAGAGACACACCCTGACCAAGGACACATTTACTTTTTCCCTGTGGGACTCCATCTTGGGCTGCTGTTAAACCTGGGCCCTGGACCCTAGGCCCTGGGCCCTAGGAACCCTTGGTACCAAACACTTTACCACCTTTAGCTTCCACACAGCTGTGGAGATGAAAGCCTAGCTCATCATGTGGGATTGAATATGGAGGTGTGGAATAGATGTGATGGAGTATGTTCTTAGTATGTGCCAAGCATAAATGTAGGTAAAGACTTCTAGTGTGTTTTGTTAAAACGTCTAGTTATGTTGTGTATTTGATGTGTATTGTTACCTGTTACAATTACCTGTATAGTTTCCTAAGTGACC
It encodes the following:
- the LOC110290402 gene encoding cystatin-14; amino-acid sequence: MSWKVPMLVGLVVLGTHIWTINKEFLDVTKDLDYFVASVEFAVAQFNDNNPEDNTYKLLEVGRAQKKTWTMIFLMDLEMGRTICKKHDENIHNCPLLQGSGEKKVHCVFQVDARPWFSHFTILTSTCVPI